The Bosea beijingensis genome contains the following window.
TTCGCAGCATGACGGCGCTCCTTCCGGGGCGTGCGATCCCGTTCTGCATGAAGGCATCAGCAAGCGCGATATCGGCTCGATGCAACTGGGATGGGTCGGGCTGCCTGAAGATTGCCGCGGGACCGCGGTGCCTTTCTCGATCCATGATCTCGTCTCCCGGCCGATCGTGACGATGACGCGCGGTTCGCAGCCGCACCGCACCTTGCTGGAAGCCTGCCGAAGGGCCGGCGCCAACCCGATGACCGTGCATTGCGTCGGCTCGATCGCCGCCATCGTGCGCTGGATCCGCGGCGGTTTCGGCATTGCCACCCTGCCGCTGGCGACCATTTACGCCGGGCTGGCAGTCGGTACGCTGGCAACGATTCCCTCCAAGGTCGATCTCGGGCCGATGCGGCTCGTGGTCAGCTATCGCGAGGGTCCGGCAAGTGACGCTGCCGAAGGCGTGGCAAAGCTCATCGCCGGGGAGGCGATGCGCTTTGCTTCCGCTGTCGGCGCCGGCCTCGCGCGTCCGCTCGAATGAGCCGTTTCCGCGGCTGACCTGGTTACGCAAGAAGGTGTTCCGATGACCGAAAGCTCCCGCCCGTCCGCCGCCGATCGCCTCGACCAGGCATTCGCGCGGATCCGCGATCCCAAGCTCGAAGGCGGGAAGGTCTTCACGACCCTCTATGAAGCCTCGGCGCGGCGCGAGGCCGAGGCCTCCGACGCCCGGGTCGCGGCCGGCAACCCGCTGGGGCCGCTGGATGGGCGCATCGTCTCGATCAAGGACCTGTTCGACGTGGCAGGCGAAACGACGCGCGCCGGCGCCGCCGTCCTGCGCCGCCAGCCGCCGGCCAGTGCCGATGCCCCGATCGTCCGGCGCCTGCGCGCCGCGGGTGCCGTCATCGTCGGCAAGACGCAGATGACCGAATTCGCCTTCTCGGCGCTCGGCACCAATTCCCATGATCCCGTCGCCGGCAATCCGCATGACCGCAGCCGCGCGCCGGGCGGCTCGTCCTCGGGCGCCGTGGTTTCGGTGGTCGACGGCATGGCCGAGATCGCGATCGGCAGCGATACCGGCGGCTCGATCCGCATCCCCTCGGCCCTGACCGGCGCGGTCGGCTTCAAGCCGACCTCCGGCCGCGTGCCGACGACCGGTGCCTTCTCGCTCTCCAGCACGCTCGATACGGTCGGCCCCATCGCCCTGAGCGTCGCCGATTGCGCCATCACCGACGCTGTCCTCGCCGGAGAGAGGCAGTCGCCGCTCGCTCCGCGGCCGCAGGCCCGCTTCGTGGTCGCGCGCGGGCGCCTGTTCGACGCGATGGAGGGCGAGGTCGCCGAGGCGTTCGAGGCCGGGCTGGAGCGGCTGCGCCGCGCTGGCCTCAGCGTCGAGGAGGGCTCGCTCGACCCGCATCTCGATGCTCTGGCCGCGCTCGACAAGATCGGTGGCTTTCCATCGATCGAGCTTGGCGCGACGCTGCGCGATCTCGGCGTCGACAGCCTCGACGAGGTCGATCCCAAGACGCGCGTGCGCATCGAACTGGGCGCTGGCATCCTCGGCGTCGACTATGTCCGCATGCAGCGTCGGCGCGCGGCGGCCGTCGCGGCCTTTGCAGCGGCGATGACCGACGAGACCGTCTATCTCCTGCCGACGACCCCGATCCGGGCGCCGCTCCTGGCGTCTGTCGCGGATGATGCCGGCTTCCATCACGCCAACGGCCTCGTGCTGCGCAATCCCCGCATCGGCAACCTGCTCGACACACCTTCGCTCTCGCTGCCGCTGCCGGTTCCCGCAGGAGCACTTCCGGCCGGGATGATGCTGATCGGCCGGCGCGGGGCCGATCGTGCCTTGCTGGCGATGGCGGCAGGTGTCGAGACGGCGCTGGCTCGCGCATAAGGGCAGAGGAGAGCGGAGGCCGGCTATCCGGCTTCCCCGCTCCGCTGGCGATCGTCGCCCGGCGCGGTCGCAGCTATTTCTCCGGCCCACTCATCGCGGCTTCCAGGACGGGCATCAGGTCCCAGATCCGGCGATTGAGCGCGTGGAGATCCTGGATCGTGCGTGCGATCTCCTCCAGCCGGTCGTCGTCGACGGGCTTGCGCAGGCCGAAGCGCAGGTTGCCGCGGTTCTCCTCCACCTTCATGTGCTGGGTATGGGTAATCTCGCCCTCGGCATCGATGACGAAGGTCGCGTGGCTGAGATCGTTGCGCAGCCGCGTCGCGCCCGAGAAGCGCTCGACGATATCGTTGAGTTCGTTGCGGACGGCCTTGTCGAGCGGGGCGATCTTGGCGAGGCGCTGCACCAGGTCGAGTCGCGCCCGCGTCGTGTTCAGCGTGGCGAAGACGATGGCCGCCGCCCGCTCGTCCGTGCGGAGCAGCAGCATCAGCAGGTAGATGAACAGGCTCTCGTCGTTCGACCACGTAAGATTCAGGTCGCCTACGAGGTTCATGAAGGCTAGCCTGCGCGTGGAGGAACGCCGCGCTGAAATGATGTCCAGCGCGTCGAAATCCGGGCGGGGCGGCAGGACTGATGATCCCTTCGCGGGCCTGCGCATGAGCACCCCCTTCAGGGCGAGGTTTCGAGGCGGGCGGGGACGCCATGTTCGAGCTGCTCAAGATCCGCAGGGCGCGGCGGCTGGCTCAGGCCACGCTTGACCCCTTTCTGCGCGGGGCATCGGGCGGCGGCGACGGCCTGCAGGCGGGCGACTGGCTGCATCCCCAGATCATCGGCTTCCTCGCGACGCTCGTCACGCTGGTCGCGCAACGCGATTGCGGCCCGATGCGCAGCCACGCGCTCGCCGCCGTGCAGGCGGATGTCCTGAACGCGGTGACCGAGATCGGGCCCGAGCTGATCGGGGAGGAGATCTGCTTGTGGAGCAGCCGCGGCGATCCGGCTTTCGCGGCCGGCGTCGGTGGCGCGGCGGCGTTTCTGGAAGCCATGTCGAACCGAGGTGCCGATCCGGATGGTGACGAAGCAACGGATGCGGCGCTCGCCTTGCTCTGGGAGGAGCATGTCGGCCTTGTGCTCGCGCGGGCGCGAGGCAGGCGCCCGGATGCTTGAGGGCGTGACGATGGGTGCCGTGGCGCAAGACCGGTATCGTGGCTGCGCGGGGACCCTAGAGCCGGGCATCGTCATGGCCGCAACTGCCCATCTGCTGTTCCGGCTCGTCGAACAAGCTCAGTTGGAGCTGCGGCTCTGCGGCTGCCTCGAAACGTGCGGCGGGCCGGTGGGAGGACGAAGAATAAGCCAGCAATCGGTGAAGTGCGTCGAAAAAAACAGCGTCGCTGCAGGGCGAGGCGAGATTGTCGAGAGCACTGAGGAAGCGCTGGTAGCGTGCCCGGTACACCGCCTGTCCCGGCTGGGGCGGCGATGCAGTTTCCTGCAGGGGAGAACGGATGTCGAGCGGTGGCCAGGCGGCGGGCGGCGGCGGATCGGCAAGCTCGTCTCCTGGCGCGAGCGCTGCCACGATCTTCCCTTTCAGGTGCCAGGCCGTCCGGACGGAAATGCCGAGAATCTGCCCTAGCTTTTGCGAACTGAGGCGGTGGCTGCTCGACATGAGCAGATAGAGCCCCTGCAGCCAGACATGCATCGGGACATGGCTGTTCTGGAAGATCGTGCCGTGCCTCACCGTGAAGGGCTTGCGGCAGCCATAGCATTTCCAGGTGCCGATCGAGCAGCTCGATCCGCTCAGCCGGCCGAGGCGGGAGCTTTCCCGGCAATGAGGACAAACCGGCCCGTCGCGCCAGACCAATGTCTCCAGCGAACGAAAGGCGGCTTGTTCGTCGTGCAGGCGGACGGCATTCGGCATAGCCAGCCTCCGGCGCGCAGCAGTGAGACGATCTCTGGGTCGGTAAAAGTCAATAATCGGTTAACGCAGGGTAGTTATTCGACACGTTGACGCATCCCGTGCGTCATGGCTCTTTATAGCAACGGATCGCCTCCGAGGAAACAAAAATCACAAGAGGCCATCCAGCTTAGTTTCTGAAATCACGGCCTTGTTACGTCGAAAAAAGCGCGATCGATGGTGATCGCGAAGCGTATATATATTTTATATTTTCAAAGATTAATACGGATTAACTCTAGTGCATATAATCAATTCTTTGAGTTCGTCATTCAGTTCGGTGGGTTGCTTCAGAATAAAAATAACAAATGAAGACAAAACCGGAATGAATGTTCCGCAGTAAGCGACCGGGAGTGACGCCAATGATTTAGCACCGCGACTAGCCGGGCTCGAAACCCGGGAACGGAAGGATGTTTCGCTGAATCGGCGAGACGAATGTCCAGAATGCATCGTGTTTTCATTCAATCGACATCGCTTGTGACGGAACGCGCAGCGCAGAAGAGAAGCGCATCACCGGCACGCCGCGATGTCTCCTGAACAGCAGGAGCGTGTCATGAGTGGCGGAAACAACGGCGGCAATCACGGCGGCGGCAACGGCGGCGGCGGCAACAACAACGACGATCAGGCCCAGGGCCAGCTCCAGGGGCAGGCCGAACTGCAGGCCCAGTTGCAAGGACAGGGCCAGGGACAGGGACAGGGTCAGGGCCAGGGCCAGTCGCAGGGTCAATCGCAGTATGCCGGGCAGGCCGTCGAGACCGACGTCTGGAATGCCAACGGTAATCTCAATGGCAACGAGAATCTCAACGGCAATGGCAATCTCAATGCCAACGGCAACCTCAACTACAACGAGGTCACCAACGACATCAACAATAGCGTCAACACCTGCGTCGACGTGAACGTGAAGGTCAACGTCGATGCGAATTCGTACGAGCCGCCGACCCCGGCCGGCCCGATCGATCCCGATAACATCGACATCGAAACGATCTCCGGCATCAGCAACTCGATTATCATGCCGGATGTCGTCTGGCAGTCGGTCACGACCGGCAACGCGTTCAATCTCGACCAGGTCAACAACCTGACCGACAACGACACGCTGTCGAGCCCGAACGTCAGCTACAATGCTGGCGGGTTGGCTGATGCGGGCTGCTATGATCTCTGCGGCTCCGATGCGAGCGCGGTCGGCGACTTCACGATGACCGCTGGCGCGACCGGTGGTGTCGCGTCTGCCAGCATCGGCTCCCTCAGCGGCGATGACGGCGACTTCGGCGGCTCCGGCGCGGCTACGGCTGCGGCCAGCGTCAACCAGGAGGCCTTTACCCAGTCGATCGTCCAGGGTGCGAACATCCAGTTCAATTCCGCCGATGTGACGATGGTCGCCGGGGACGCCTACGACTCCCTGTAAGACCTGATCAGACCAGAGAGCCGCGCGGGTTGCCCTGCGCGGTTTTCGCTCTGGGTTTCTTTCCCCTCATGCGCGATATGCGCGTGGTATCTTCCCGCCCGGTGCGAGCCGGACGCAGCGGAGGATCGTGCCATGCAGGCCGGCGGCATTACCGAGACCATCTGGCACTTCATCGGCTATCTGCATCTCGCCGACTCGGTGGCGCGCGCGCCCGTCTTCTATGACGGCGATCCGTCGCCATCGCTTCCGCTCGATCCTGGCGACCTCGCCCCCGAGCCGATCCGCGGCCTCGCCTTCGACGAGCTGGTCTCGCTTCCGACCGTGATCCAGGAGCCGCTGGCGGCGAATCCGCAGGCGAGCCTGAGCCAGGCCCTGTCGCCGGCCGGTCTCGGGAATCCGGGACGGCTCTTGCCGGCTTTGCCACCGCCGCTGAAGCCCATCCCGTTCCAGGTCCAGGAACAAAGCGTCGGTTTGCCTGCGACGCAGCGTGTCATCACCGCCGAATACCGGGAAGGCGGCATCGAGAACCTGATTCAGATCCGCCAGGTCAATATCCAGAACGACCGCGACCTGATCACCTCCGATGATATCCGATACGCCGATGGCAGCGTCGTGATTCCCGAGGAGTTGCAACTCGCCGGCCGCTTTGCCGACCTGATTGGCGAGGCGAACGCGGTCGCACCGGACGGCATCCCCGACATGACGACGGCTCTCCAGTTCGGAACCGAGAGCGTCGTCGCGATGGTCTCCGGCCGTGACGCGGCCTGGGCCGAGACCGGCAGCCCCTATCCGGATGGCCGCCCGACGGAGCCGGTGCCGCAGGGGCGCATCGTCGACGGCGTCGCCAATGCTCCCGATCCATACGCGCCGACCGTGCTCGACATCGCGCCTTGGCGCCCGGAGGAGACGCCTGACGACGCGCCGGGGGAGCGCGTCGTCGAGGCGAAGCTCGATCATGCCGGTCCGACCGGAGGCGTCGCGACGCTGGCCGAGACCGGCCTCAACTCACAGGTCAATGCTGCCCTGATCTTCGACGCCAACGAGGCCGTCGGCTCGATGATGGTCGGCGGAGACTATTTCTACAGCCGCGGCATCGTCCAGGTGAACATCCTGGTCGACAACGACCAGGTCGATATCGCCGTCGCGGGTGACCTCTCGCCGATCGCGAAGACCGCGGGCAACGAGGTCCACAACATCGCCGAGTTCATCACGCATGAATCGACGATCAGCGTCCGTGGCGCGGCTGGTACCCCGCAATGGGTCGTCGACGTCACGCCGGGCGACTTCTACGACGTGAAGTCGATCGTCCAGTTCAACGGGCTCGACGACAACGACCGCACCGTGCAGGCCGGGGGCGGCACCTATTTCAACCTGGGCACAGGCGAGAATCAGCAGCTCAACCTGACAAAGATCTTCGGGGTCGACCGCTACGACATCATCATCATCGGCGGAGACTATCACCGGGCCGACTGGATCTATCAGTACAACATCATGCTCGACCCCGATTCCGCCAAGCTCTTCAGCACCGGCGGAGAGGGTAGCGAGACCACGGTCACCACGGGCTTCAACAGCCTGACCAACAAGGCCACCATCGAGAGCTACGACGCGCCGGCTTTCAAGCCGATGCTCGATGCGCATGAAGACCTGATGGGGCTTCTCGCCGACGGCACGACGATCCTCGTCCCGGACGCCGACTGGCAGCTTTACGGCAGTGCCTCCGGCACGCTGCGGGTTCTCTACGTCCCGGGCGACTACTATGACGTCAACGTCATCACGCAGGTGAATTTCCTGGTCGATGGCGACCAGTCCATCCAGGCCAGTGCCAACGAAGGCACGGTGCAAGGCGTCGCGGCAGGCGGCAACAGCGCCCTCAACGAAGCCATCATCGTCGATCCCGGCCTCCTCTCGACCTCCAACTATCTCGGCGGCGAGGCCTATGAGGAGGCCGTGCTGATCCAGGTCGACATCGTCACCGACAGCGACACCGTGACGATCCGCGACACGACCACACTGGTGCCCGAGCTCGTCGCTTTCGCCACGCAGGCGGCCCAGGAGCCGGAGCCCGATTGCCCGCCCGCGCAGACCGTCGATCCCCAACAGGATCATCTGACGTCGAGCATCATGGTTTGAGACGTAGGAACTGGACGGGGCGGAAAGAGGACGGGGACGGGGCATGAGCGAGAAAAGCGAAGCATCGCCGGCAACACCGATCGCGGGCGGTCACGCGCCGGTTCGCGTGCTCGGTCTGCCGCCGGCGATCGGCCTGGCAGGTGCCAGGCTGGAGGGCACTGCCAACAGCAACAGCCGCATCGGCCTGACGCCGGTCGAGCCGGCACCGCTCCCGAAAGACGATGGCCCGCGCGCCGATGCACGCAGTGACGGGCAGCCGGCCCCGGAGCGGGTCCTGCTGCGTCCAAAAACGGAGGCTGAGGCGCCGAAAACCGCGCTTGGCGGCGATCGCGGCGGCAAGGGCAGCGGCGGGGGAGGTGGTGGCGGTGGAGGCGGCGGGTCGGGCCGCGGCACGCCGATCGAGCAGCGCCTCGGAGATCGCGACTTCAAGCAGGTTCTCGGCCAGGGCCTTTCCGGCGCGCGGCACAACCTGGTGATCGTGGCGGTGTTCTCCGTCGTGGTGAACACGCTGGTGCTCGCCGTGCCGATCTATCTCTTCCAGATGTCGGATCGCGTGCTCACAAGCCGCAGTCTCGACACGCTGATCATGCTGTCGCTGATCGTGATGGTCGCGATCGGCGCGCATGTGCTGCTCGACATGGTGCGCCGCTTCATCCTGATGCGCGTGGCGGTCGATGTCGAAAGCCGGCTCGGCGGGCCCGTGCTCGCGGCCGCGGCCAAGGCCGCGCAGACCGGCTCCAACCGCGAATTCCAGACGCTGGCCGATCTCCAGCAGATCCGCAGTTTCCTGACCGGCCCGGTGATCCTGACGATGCTCGATGCGCCGACGGCGCCGATCTACCTGCTGGCGGTCTACCTGATCCACCCGCATCTCGGCTACATCGTCACCATCGCGGCGGTGGTGCTCTTCGTCATCGCCTATTTCAATCAGCAGTTCACCGCCGTGCCCTTCGCGCGCTCCAGCGTCTTCACCACGCGCGCGAACCTCCAGTCGGAAGCGATGTCCCGCAACGCGCAGGTGATCAACGCCATGGGCATGATCCCCGAGGGCGTGGTGATGTGGGGCCGCGAGACCGCGGAATCCCTCAAGGCCCAGGTCAGCGCCCAGGACCGCAACATCGCGATGACCGGCGCCTCCAAGTTTTTCCGGCTGGGCACGCAGGTCGCGATGCTCGGCTGGGGCGCCATGCTATCGCTCGAAGGGCAGTTGACCGGCGGCATGGTGATCGCCTCGTCGGTCGTCGCCGGTCGGGCGCTGGCGCCGATGGAAGGCACGATCGAGGGCTGGCGCAGCTTCATCCATGCCCGCGCCGCCTTCCAGCGCGTCAAGGCGCTGCTCCAGGCCTCGCCGCTCAATCTCGACCGGCTGAAGCTGCCGAGCCCGAAGGGCCGCCTTGACGTCGAGCGCATCCTCTATGTGCCGCCGCCGAACAAGAAGGTCATCCTGAACGGCATCAGCTTCAGCCTCGAGCCGGGCGACTCGCTCGCCATCGTCGGCGCCTCCGGCTGCGGAAAGTCGACGCTAGCCCGCATGCTCGTCGGCTCGATCTCGCCGACGGCCGGCACGGTCCGCCTCGACCGGATGGAGCAGCGCAACTGGGATCCGCGCCAGTTCGGCGAGAATGTCGGCTACCTCCCGCAGGACGTTCAGCTCTTTCCGGCCTCGATCAAGGCCAATATCGCCCGCATGCGCGAGGACGCCTCCGACGCCGATGTCTTCGAGGCGGCCGAGATTGCCGATATCCACGAGATGATCGCCCAGTTCACCCATGGCTACGAGACGCAGATCGGCATCGACGGCGCCCCGCTCTCCGGCGGGCAGAAGCAGCGTCTCGGCCTGGCGCGAGCCTTCTACGGCAATCCCCGGCTGGTCGTGCTGGACGAGCCGAACTCCAATCTCGACGTGCTGGGCGAGGCCGCTCTCGCCCGCGCCTTTGAGCGGGCGAAGACACGCGGCATGACCGTGGTCGCGGTGACGCAGCGGCCGTCCCTGCTGCGCAGCGTCGACAAGATCATGATGATCAAGGACGGCGCTGTGCAGGCCATCGGCAACCGTGACGAGATCCTGCCGATGATCGTCGGCCAGCGCAGCATCGATGGCGGCACGCCGCGGCCGCAGCCGCAATAGCATAGCAAGGGGAGTGGGATACATGAGCGTTCAGCCGATCTCGCAACCCTGGTACGCCGATGTGCCGCGCAGTACGCGTTCGGCGACGATCGGCGGCGTCGTCATCGTCGCGGTGACCGTTATGGGCTTCGGCGTCTGGGGCAATACCGCGCCTATCGCCGGCGCCGTCATCGCCACCGGCGTCTTCGTGACCACCGGCCAGAACAAGACGATCCAGCATCTGGAAGGCGGGGTGATCCGCGAGATTCTCGTGCGCGAAGGCGATGTCGTCGTGCCCGGCCAGCCGCTGGTCAAGCTCGACGACACCTCGGCCCGTGCCGAATTGCGGCGCCACGAGCTCAAGCTCTATCGCCTCGAGATGATCGAGGGGCGTCTCAGGGCCGAGATCGCCGGTCTCGACGATTTCACGGGGCCGCCGCACCTGCTCGAGAAGTTGGGCGACCCCGACATCGCAGCCTTGTTGGCAAACCAGCGCAGCGCCTTCCGTGCCCGGCAGAACAACATGGCGAGCGAGATCGCGACCCATCAGAAGAGTATCGATGCGCTCGAGGAGAAGGTTGCCGGTAGCAAGGTGCAGCTCGCCGGCGTCGAGCGGCAGGCGCAATTGCTGAAGGAGGAGCTGGAAGGCAAGCAGGCGCTGCTGCAGCGCGGCTATATTCGCAAGCCGGAGGTGCTTTCGCTCCAGCGGCTTGCAGCCAACCTTGGCGGCGAGGCGGGTCGCATCACCGGCGACATCGGCGATTCCCGCGAGCGGATCGCGCGCTCGGTCGAGCAGATCGACGGCGTGCGCAAGAACGCGCAGAAGGTCGCCTCGGACCAGCTCCAGGAGATCAGCGCCGATCTCAACGACGTGCGCGAGCGCATCCACACCGTGAAGGGCGTGCTCGACCGCTCGAACATCATCGCCCCGGTTAAGGGCACCGTGGTCAAGCTGCGCTACCACACCTCCGGCGGCGTGATCGAAGCCGGCAAGAACATCATGGAGATCGTCTCGCTGCAGGATGAGCTCATCATCGAGGCGCGCGTGCGCCCGCAGGACATCGACAAGATCAGGCACAGCCAGGTTGCCACGGTGCGCCTGACCGCACTCAACCAGCGCATCACGCCGATGGTCAGCGGCCGGGTCATCTATAT
Protein-coding sequences here:
- a CDS encoding LysR family transcriptional regulator substrate-binding protein: MQLGWVGLPEDCRGTAVPFSIHDLVSRPIVTMTRGSQPHRTLLEACRRAGANPMTVHCVGSIAAIVRWIRGGFGIATLPLATIYAGLAVGTLATIPSKVDLGPMRLVVSYREGPASDAAEGVAKLIAGEAMRFASAVGAGLARPLE
- a CDS encoding amidase family protein, coding for MTESSRPSAADRLDQAFARIRDPKLEGGKVFTTLYEASARREAEASDARVAAGNPLGPLDGRIVSIKDLFDVAGETTRAGAAVLRRQPPASADAPIVRRLRAAGAVIVGKTQMTEFAFSALGTNSHDPVAGNPHDRSRAPGGSSSGAVVSVVDGMAEIAIGSDTGGSIRIPSALTGAVGFKPTSGRVPTTGAFSLSSTLDTVGPIALSVADCAITDAVLAGERQSPLAPRPQARFVVARGRLFDAMEGEVAEAFEAGLERLRRAGLSVEEGSLDPHLDALAALDKIGGFPSIELGATLRDLGVDSLDEVDPKTRVRIELGAGILGVDYVRMQRRRAAAVAAFAAAMTDETVYLLPTTPIRAPLLASVADDAGFHHANGLVLRNPRIGNLLDTPSLSLPLPVPAGALPAGMMLIGRRGADRALLAMAAGVETALARA
- a CDS encoding transposase: MVWRDGPVCPHCRESSRLGRLSGSSCSIGTWKCYGCRKPFTVRHGTIFQNSHVPMHVWLQGLYLLMSSSHRLSSQKLGQILGISVRTAWHLKGKIVAALAPGDELADPPPPAAWPPLDIRSPLQETASPPQPGQAVYRARYQRFLSALDNLASPCSDAVFFDALHRLLAYSSSSHRPAARFEAAAEPQLQLSLFDEPEQQMGSCGHDDARL
- a CDS encoding type I secretion system permease/ATPase, whose product is MSEKSEASPATPIAGGHAPVRVLGLPPAIGLAGARLEGTANSNSRIGLTPVEPAPLPKDDGPRADARSDGQPAPERVLLRPKTEAEAPKTALGGDRGGKGSGGGGGGGGGGGSGRGTPIEQRLGDRDFKQVLGQGLSGARHNLVIVAVFSVVVNTLVLAVPIYLFQMSDRVLTSRSLDTLIMLSLIVMVAIGAHVLLDMVRRFILMRVAVDVESRLGGPVLAAAAKAAQTGSNREFQTLADLQQIRSFLTGPVILTMLDAPTAPIYLLAVYLIHPHLGYIVTIAAVVLFVIAYFNQQFTAVPFARSSVFTTRANLQSEAMSRNAQVINAMGMIPEGVVMWGRETAESLKAQVSAQDRNIAMTGASKFFRLGTQVAMLGWGAMLSLEGQLTGGMVIASSVVAGRALAPMEGTIEGWRSFIHARAAFQRVKALLQASPLNLDRLKLPSPKGRLDVERILYVPPPNKKVILNGISFSLEPGDSLAIVGASGCGKSTLARMLVGSISPTAGTVRLDRMEQRNWDPRQFGENVGYLPQDVQLFPASIKANIARMREDASDADVFEAAEIADIHEMIAQFTHGYETQIGIDGAPLSGGQKQRLGLARAFYGNPRLVVLDEPNSNLDVLGEAALARAFERAKTRGMTVVAVTQRPSLLRSVDKIMMIKDGAVQAIGNRDEILPMIVGQRSIDGGTPRPQPQ
- a CDS encoding HlyD family type I secretion periplasmic adaptor subunit; translation: MSVQPISQPWYADVPRSTRSATIGGVVIVAVTVMGFGVWGNTAPIAGAVIATGVFVTTGQNKTIQHLEGGVIREILVREGDVVVPGQPLVKLDDTSARAELRRHELKLYRLEMIEGRLRAEIAGLDDFTGPPHLLEKLGDPDIAALLANQRSAFRARQNNMASEIATHQKSIDALEEKVAGSKVQLAGVERQAQLLKEELEGKQALLQRGYIRKPEVLSLQRLAANLGGEAGRITGDIGDSRERIARSVEQIDGVRKNAQKVASDQLQEISADLNDVRERIHTVKGVLDRSNIIAPVKGTVVKLRYHTSGGVIEAGKNIMEIVSLQDELIIEARVRPQDIDKIRHSQVATVRLTALNQRITPMVSGRVIYISADALPDEKQRAYPGVPDLYIVRARLDPSSVASVPDFQPTPGMPADVYIQTHERTFFEYLMQPLKDSMARAFRET